The sequence below is a genomic window from Ficedula albicollis isolate OC2 chromosome 2, FicAlb1.5, whole genome shotgun sequence.
accagaatggaaaaaaaaccccagcattaGCCATTCAGTCAttattgaataaataaattaaaaataatagaaaaatagtGATTTCATCATGCCTCACAGTACTGGTCAGCATGCTCTGTCTTTTTTTATGAGCTACTTCCCTTTCTAAAGCACAGTCCTGCTGGTTCATGCAGCTCCCTGAGAAATTAACGTAACTCACTTTGGAGACTGGCATCATCCAAGCAGTTAACACAAACCAGGTGCTTCCATATCTCAGTGACAGTTAAAGTCTACAATTTCACAGTCTCActgagagggaaaacaaaaacaaaacactgtgcCCTTTGGACACTGTAATTCAGAAATGTCTCTCTCTTTGACCTGGGAATGCCACGAGGGAAAGCTGAATGTGTCAGTGATAGTActtcacagagaagaaaagcaacaggTAGCTCaaggggcagcacagcctgcctaCTAACTTCAGAGATCAGCAACTCTTGAATTTACAAGTGAACACAAGGTAGATATCTCTTGTGATTTTGCTCCAGTCCTGTCTCACTGGAGAAAGGGTGAACAGGGGAATGGTCAGGGAGCCCGTACTTGTGAATTCAAGGAGAAGAAGCCTTGCTACAATGAGGGcaatttttcctgtgtgtgccCAACTACTTCTGTTTTAATCACCACTTGTTTCTAGGGTGCAAAGGTGTTTCTAGGGTTACTGACAAGAAGAATTGCTGCACAGAAAATTTGGTAAACAACTATGGGTAGCTCAAGAATAACATTAATGACAAATTGATAATTATGAATACTGTTTGTTTCTCACTAAGGCCAGATATCTGTACATTGCAAATCTGTGACCCCCACTCCATCCTGGCCTCTATGCtgagaaggaacagaaaacatcatcagggcttttttctttgtcaagaaaatagaaaagtacctcttctgaaaaaataatatcaCCACCACCCCCCAGCTAATTTATTCTCTCTTAACTTCTTCATGCTCTAGTGATCAAATCATTAAACAGCCCTCATTATTCATTCCAACTTCTGCCAGGGATATGAGCTCTGTATCCGAGAAACACCTCCTCACCATCACAATCATCATAATGACATCTCAGCAAGTTGATACAATTATGCCAGAGAACCATCCCCATAATTATACAGTTCTTTAGCTCATTTCTCAGTGTATTCACCATTACTATAATCACAGCAAGTACAGTGTGTTAAATTAGGAACAGGATCTACAGCGAACATCTAACAGTATGAAAAGTCTGCCTGCTGCAATTCTTTAATTCTTGACAATATAACTCTGCAAACTTCTTAAAGCTGAGGTTTATATTTTAGCATATGTTTGTTTTTGAAACAATAGATATTTACAATTCATTCAAAGATGCAAATGAAGGATGTATTTTTATGGAGGGAGAAAGGGTAAACCTCTTTTCcacaaaattttcaaattatatcTAAAGAATTGGCAGCACTGGACCTCATTCCCATACCAGACATTAGGTGTAGATTTTTATGCATATAGTACATATGGACTGCCATCATAAagcatttttgtctttcaaCTAACAGTGATGACAATGACATCTTAAGCAAATGAACCCTTGGCAGCCACTGATGCTTATTTGCCATAAGATGCTTTACATTAATGACTATATTGTTACTATGACAAATGCTCTGGTTAAAATATGCTGGAAAACAGGCAAATATATACTTTTCTAGAAAGAGAATTTTCACAAAATACAAACTGAGGAGGGGGTGAAGGAAGGTTAGAACAGAAGAtctataaaaatttaaagaacCAAGTAGAAAACCTAGGGCACTTCATGCCTGTGGAAAAAGTAACAGAAGTCTCTTTAACAAAATGCAAGCAGACATACTAACAAGTTCTTCCTATCTATTTCCGTTTACCAAATCAGGCACAGCCAAGAAAATGTTGCACTTTGAGATTTCCAAGGAAGGCAGTGAATTATCAGTGGTGGAGCATGCTGAAGTGTGGCTCTTCCTGAAGGTCTCCAAGGCCAACCGGAGCAGGACAAAAGTCACCATCCGCCTGTTTCAACAGCAGCGGCAGCCAAAAGGCAATTatgaaggagctgaggatgcAGAGGATGGGGGACTGAAAGGTGAAAAGAGTGAGACTTTGATTTCAGAAAAGGCAGTGGACACCCGTAAGAGCACTTGGCACATCTTCCCCGTCTCCAGCAGTGTCCAGAGACTCCTGGACCAAGGCAAGAGCTCTCTGGATGTGCGGATTGCCTGTGACCTGTGTCAAGAGACAGGAGCCAACCTGGTGCTACTGggtaagaagaagaaaaaagaagatgatggggaagggaaagaaaaggaagctggaGAATTCACAgtagaagaggagaaggagcaaTCACATCGGCCCTTCTTGATGATGCTTGCCCGGCACTCAGAGGATCGCCAGCACAGGCGGCGGAGACGAGGCCTGGAGTGTGATGGCAAAGTCAATATCTGCTGCAAGAAGCAATTCTTTGTCAGCTTCAAGGACATAGGATGGAGTGACTGGATCATTGCTCCTACAGGTTATCATGCCAACTACTGTGAAGGAGAGTGTCCCAGCCATATAGCAGGCACATCTGGTTCATCATTATCTTTCCACTCCACTGTCATCAACCACTACCGCATGCGGGGCCATAGCCCCTTTGCCAACCTCAAATCATGTTGTGTGCCCACCAAGCTCCGGCCTATGTCCATGCTCTACTATGATGATGGCCAGAACATCATTAAGAAAGACATACAGAATATGATCGTGGAGGAGTGTGGCTGTTCGTAGATGCTGGTGTGCACAAGACCCTTGTTAAGAAAATGTATCAGAAGcccaagaagaagaaagacCAGACATGGTATAATCTTTTTTGAGTGAATTAATAATCAGAAATATAAGCAAAAAACAGTAAAGAgcaagaaaagggagagagagaaaaagaaaaaaaaaaaaaaagacttaagGAGGATCAGAAAAGACTTCAGCtataaaaatggaagaaagcGTCATGAAGCTGGGCTTGAATAAGATAGGTCTGAATGGTGGTATGGATTGGGGATTTCCCCTTCCTTTCAGTATGCTTCTTATCTTGTTACATAGTATACTAAACATTAGTTACTACTAGGGGAAGGAAGTTCTGTTCCCTCCCTTAGTTACCCATCAGGTCAAGCCATGGTAGCAGCTCACCTAACCTGCAGAAATTTGGACAAAGTCCAAAAGGTCAATGAAAAGCCATGTGTACGATTACTACAGTCACTGGCGCTTTCCCCCCACATTTACAGAGCCACTGAGTAGGTGTGTagtgtttgtgtttgtatatatatatggcTATGTATACATGCCTCTATACATACAGACACAATACACGTACATATACTTAACATTGGTCAAGGGTCAATAGTGTGCAGGTGTGTACACCTACATCTTCTGCActacatttacaaaaataaaaaagaaaaaaggaaaaaaagaaaaatgaagaaaaaaaaacagaacaaaaagttaatgaaagaataaaagttaCATTCTGTAAAGGTGCTTACAATGTTAGAACTATGCAACCTAGATGGTTTGAAACTGTTTACCTGcgagtgaaagaaaaaaacaaaacagagagactttttttaaaaatggaagtaacttgttttaaaaaatcttcagtgaGAGATACTTGAAAGGAACATGTTTGTCCAGTTACTGGAGTCAAACATTTctatattttgtaaaaaaaatttttaatcGTTTACTATTTGCACTACAATGGTGTCTGACCTGTCTAATCCTTATTTAACAAATATTTGCAAGGGAGGGTGGTTGGGTGTGGGAGGGGTTGAGAGCTGCACTTATTGTGAGCTATACAAGAACTGCTACAGCACACAAAAtagctatttttattattataataattattattattttgtacCTTAAAATGAATAGACACATACACCAAAGACATTCGTGCAAGCCTCTGCAAAGTTGTTTGTGGTTGGTACCATTCACCTGTAATGAGTTAGGGTTTGAATTAAGAGTCAGTGGATCGATTACATTCAGGCTAGAATATCTGTTAACCAGTTAAATTCAAATAGTGCCCTCAACAGAAAATTGCCATTTGAAATAAATCCAGACAATTCCCGGGATCTGGATCCAAGGTGCTTGAATCCGAGGTCCATCTGAGCATAATTGTATTGTTTTGTATGTGCAAGACTAAACTTGGCCCTGATGCACAGCAAATGCACATTGTAGGGAAACAACTTTGTCCAAGggatatacatatatatgtatatatttctgtatgtatatatgtatgtatacacaAGGTATAAGCACTTCTGGCTTTATTTTACTGTTCTTAAAACAATGAATGTTTGTGTGCAAAGCACAGTATGttaaaagattttttgtttcttactgCCAAGCGGGAGGCTACATGTTCAAAATGGTATTTGTGCAAGAGAAACCTAAAGTGCTGGTAAAACCCTTAAAAAGTGTTGATGCAAAATTGCAAGCAGCCTTGGGCCCTGTCCACCATTGCTCCTGCAAGTATAAAGAAAATGGCAACCGTGGTTGGATTTCTGTTTGGAATACAGTCTTTGCTGAAATACTGGCTTTCTCAACCACCACCCTCTAGCATGACAACTCTCAATGGGTTTGCGCGTTACCTGTAAGACCTAATTTTCAGTGTCAACACCTAACCTGAAGGGTCCAACCCATAGGGCATAGGTAGATAgtcattgttttttaaaaatttttcgCTGTCCTATTTAAAAGAATGTTAAACTTACATTTGTGTTTGGGTAGGGGGAGATGATAAGAGGGAATGGGAGAAACCTT
It includes:
- the INHBA gene encoding inhibin beta A chain encodes the protein MPLLWKRGFLLVLCWIIVRSSPTPGSEGHSSVTDCPSCALATLSKDVPSSQPEMVEAVKKHILNMLHLRDRPNITQPVPKAALLNAIKKLHVGKVGEDGYVEIEDDVGRRAEMNEVVEQTSEIITFAESGTAKKMLHFEISKEGSELSVVEHAEVWLFLKVSKANRSRTKVTIRLFQQQRQPKGNYEGAEDAEDGGLKGEKSETLISEKAVDTRKSTWHIFPVSSSVQRLLDQGKSSLDVRIACDLCQETGANLVLLGKKKKKEDDGEGKEKEAGEFTVEEEKEQSHRPFLMMLARHSEDRQHRRRRRGLECDGKVNICCKKQFFVSFKDIGWSDWIIAPTGYHANYCEGECPSHIAGTSGSSLSFHSTVINHYRMRGHSPFANLKSCCVPTKLRPMSMLYYDDGQNIIKKDIQNMIVEECGCS